The region AGATCAAAAAAGTTGTTCTTTTCTCCAATGAACTCTTTTTGTTTTTCGAAGTGAAGTTTATGACGTAGTTCTTGTTGACTAGGCGTATCTTCTATGTTAGGCTGATTTATAGCAGATAAGAATGTATTGAGAACTTCTTTTGCTTGTGCTAATTTATTTTGTTCTAAAAGACTCTCTGCTAAGATGAAATATGCCTCTGTACTACGTATCATCACCATATCTCTAGGGTCTTTATCTAGTTGTGATCTTTTGTATTTACCTAGAAGAGAACGCTCTACTTTTTCTTCAGCAGTTGCTCTCATACTGTGCTTATATTGAAATATGGTATATCTAATATCGTCCAAGTCAAAATTATAATCTTCATTGATGTAAAGTAGATCCCCTTGGTTATCTTCATAATATAAGTAGTGATTAGGATTATCTAGGTTGTTGTATAACCAGTAGATATTAGTATTGTCTGAAGCCCATATATTTTGATAGTCTTCTGTTGAGGTAGGAAGTTTTGCTCCATCATTTACAAGTTCTTGTGTAATAGATTCTGCTTTTGCATACTCTTTTTCATACGTAGCGACCCTTGCCTGTAGTATCCTGATCCCTTTCTCTTTGATAAAGTAGTTTTGATGTTTACCAGATTGCTGTATTAAATCTAGACCTTCAGCTAAGTATGTTTTGATTAGTTTAAGAGACTCTTCTTGAGTTAGTCTAGCTTTTTCCTCTACGATTAATTTATCTTTAGCGATAATACCTAAAGCTGTAGGGTTATAACGTTCAGAGTATAGCTGTAATAAATCGAAGTAATTATAGGCTTTTAAGACTAAAGCAGAACCTTTAA is a window of Myroides oncorhynchi DNA encoding:
- a CDS encoding RagB/SusD family nutrient uptake outer membrane protein yields the protein MIKKIFYLFVFSSLWGCSLENKSENEISGNDIINSPIKAYGVLSQAYKATPIQPKDYTLYTEDLQPSYLINYLKGSSLAYKWDETTLSINSSSIWNNHYDAIVHLNVLLESDHNFNSQDPVWQYIKGSALVLKAYNYFDLLQLYSERYNPTALGIIAKDKLIVEEKARLTQEESLKLIKTYLAEGLDLIQQSGKHQNYFIKEKGIRILQARVATYEKEYAKAESITQELVNDGAKLPTSTEDYQNIWASDNTNIYWLYNNLDNPNHYLYYEDNQGDLLYINEDYNFDLDDIRYTIFQYKHSMRATAEEKVERSLLGKYKRSQLDKDPRDMVMIRSTEAYFILAESLLEQNKLAQAKEVLNTFLSAINQPNIEDTPSQQELRHKLHFEKQKEFIGEKNNFFDLKRWNTPIERKKEDNNTIIIKIEPNDYRWTWPIPMNELRYNSNVQQNKGWPSFK